One region of Acidovorax sp. T1 genomic DNA includes:
- a CDS encoding PhoX family protein — MSHTTTPTRRKALQFLAGVPLLPLGASASVSFLTACGGGNDNPSYVSASFTSMAAPSLANAAAMATTTVGSTLNIKLSDDSVRAYQLAYQPFFVTGDMVSDGKGGTVLSGGYYDINNKPIIDATVPGKERHYFSDAPDGTSLLTVANPTVTGLKGKAVFAVVQFEYTTWAQDGKTGMYGKLPSPIAVLTLDQDQATGKLSLVKYHNVDTSKVHGLWITCGASISPWGTHLSSEEYEPDAFAARSANFMDDFSKNLYGDATKANPYNYGHMPEVTVNPDGTGSIKKHFCMGRISHELVQVMPDNRTVLMGDDATNAGYFVFVADKEKDLSSGTLYVAKVGNGFSIDPKVGTAAPLTWIKMGSATSAEIEKLASTLKPTDIITVVKADPNDASYKKIVANGKTEWIKINPGMEKAAAFLETHRYAAYLDASMGFSKMEGTTVNIKDKVAYSALQNCRDSMVAGNASNVPGNGISIPKALNAGAVMALNLKGGIKDTAGAAINSEWMPVDTKPLLAGEDITADALGNTANPNNIANPDNLKFSEKMRTLFIGEDSGQHVNNFLWAYNIDTKQLSRVMSIPAGGESTGLHAVDEINGWTYIMSNFQHAGDWGGIHNVVKAQLDPLINANYKNKSGAAVGYLTGTPTQPKLG; from the coding sequence ATGTCCCACACGACGACACCCACCCGCCGTAAGGCCCTGCAATTCCTGGCAGGCGTTCCCCTTCTGCCGCTCGGTGCCAGCGCCTCTGTTTCGTTTCTGACTGCTTGCGGCGGCGGTAATGACAACCCCAGCTATGTCTCCGCCAGCTTCACGTCGATGGCCGCACCCTCGCTGGCCAACGCCGCAGCCATGGCCACGACCACCGTGGGCTCCACGTTGAACATCAAGCTCAGCGACGACTCCGTGCGCGCTTACCAGCTTGCCTACCAGCCCTTCTTCGTGACGGGTGACATGGTTTCCGACGGCAAGGGCGGCACCGTCCTGTCAGGCGGCTACTACGACATCAACAACAAGCCCATCATTGACGCCACGGTGCCCGGCAAAGAGCGCCACTATTTCTCCGACGCACCCGATGGCACTTCGCTGCTGACGGTGGCCAACCCCACGGTCACCGGCCTCAAGGGCAAGGCCGTGTTTGCGGTGGTGCAGTTTGAATACACCACCTGGGCGCAAGACGGCAAGACCGGCATGTACGGCAAGCTGCCCTCGCCCATCGCCGTGCTGACGCTGGACCAGGACCAGGCCACCGGCAAGCTGAGCCTTGTCAAATATCACAACGTGGACACCTCCAAGGTGCACGGCCTGTGGATTACCTGCGGCGCCAGCATCTCGCCTTGGGGCACGCATCTGTCGAGCGAAGAGTATGAGCCCGACGCATTTGCCGCCCGCAGCGCCAACTTCATGGACGACTTCAGCAAGAACCTGTATGGAGATGCCACCAAGGCCAACCCTTACAACTACGGCCACATGCCCGAAGTCACGGTCAATCCCGACGGCACGGGCAGCATCAAGAAGCATTTCTGCATGGGCCGCATCTCGCACGAGCTGGTGCAGGTCATGCCCGACAACCGCACCGTGCTGATGGGCGATGACGCCACCAACGCCGGCTATTTCGTGTTCGTGGCCGACAAGGAAAAAGACCTGTCGTCCGGCACACTCTACGTGGCCAAGGTAGGTAATGGCTTCTCCATCGATCCCAAGGTCGGCACGGCTGCCCCGCTCACCTGGATCAAGATGGGCTCGGCCACGAGCGCTGAAATCGAAAAGCTGGCCAGCACGCTCAAGCCCACGGACATCATCACCGTGGTAAAGGCGGATCCGAACGACGCGAGCTACAAAAAGATCGTCGCCAACGGCAAGACCGAATGGATCAAGATCAATCCCGGCATGGAAAAGGCCGCAGCCTTCCTCGAAACCCACCGCTACGCCGCCTACCTGGATGCCAGCATGGGCTTCTCGAAGATGGAAGGCACCACAGTCAACATCAAGGACAAAGTGGCCTACTCTGCCCTGCAGAATTGCCGGGACTCCATGGTGGCCGGCAACGCATCGAACGTGCCTGGCAACGGCATCTCCATCCCCAAGGCCCTGAATGCCGGCGCCGTCATGGCGCTCAACCTTAAGGGTGGCATCAAGGACACGGCGGGCGCTGCCATCAACAGCGAATGGATGCCTGTGGACACTAAGCCGCTGCTGGCCGGTGAAGACATCACCGCCGATGCCCTGGGCAACACCGCCAACCCGAACAACATCGCCAACCCCGACAATCTGAAATTCTCGGAAAAGATGCGCACCCTGTTCATCGGCGAAGACAGCGGCCAGCACGTCAATAACTTCCTGTGGGCCTACAACATCGACACCAAGCAGCTGTCGCGCGTGATGTCGATTCCTGCCGGCGGAGAATCCACCGGCTTGCACGCCGTGGACGAAATCAACGGCTGGACCTACATCATGAGCAACTTCCAGCATGCCGGTGACTGGGGTGGCATCCACAACGTGGTCAAGGCCCAGCTCGACCCGCTGATCAACGCCAACTACAAGAACAAGTCCGGCGCTGCCGTGGGCTACCTGACGGGCACGCCAACCCAGCCGAAACTGGGCTGA
- a CDS encoding BPSS1780 family membrane protein, with protein MKLHIVPARTGLAWVKLGIRAFWRQPMALAALFFMAMAAMSLATMIPLVGPAVALALLPSATLAMMVAAAEAVQGRFPTPAVLLVAFRTGRQRLRDMLVLGALYAVGFLAVMGLSALIDGGQFAQVYLGGAPLTREMAETPAFQGAMWLAMVLYLPLSLLFWHAPGLVHWHGVPPVKSLFFSIVACLRNFGAFTVYGLAWMGVFLLGGLVISLVAGLLAVGGLTSVVGGIMVGAAMMMAAMFFTSVVFTFRDCFEPPGKTEPQALHSQTSDSTPGPDGTV; from the coding sequence ATGAAACTCCACATCGTCCCCGCACGCACCGGCCTGGCCTGGGTCAAGCTCGGCATCCGGGCGTTCTGGCGGCAACCCATGGCACTGGCAGCGCTGTTTTTCATGGCCATGGCGGCCATGTCGCTGGCCACCATGATTCCGCTGGTGGGCCCCGCCGTGGCGCTGGCCCTGCTGCCCTCAGCCACGCTGGCCATGATGGTGGCCGCCGCCGAGGCCGTGCAGGGCCGCTTTCCCACGCCGGCCGTGCTGCTGGTGGCCTTTCGCACCGGGCGCCAGCGCCTGCGCGACATGCTGGTGCTGGGCGCGCTGTATGCGGTGGGTTTTCTCGCGGTGATGGGCCTGTCGGCCCTGATCGACGGAGGCCAGTTCGCGCAGGTGTACCTGGGCGGCGCCCCGCTCACCCGCGAGATGGCCGAAACGCCCGCCTTCCAGGGTGCCATGTGGCTTGCCATGGTGCTCTACCTGCCCCTGTCATTGCTGTTCTGGCATGCACCCGGCCTGGTGCACTGGCACGGCGTGCCGCCGGTGAAAAGCCTGTTCTTCAGCATCGTGGCCTGCCTGCGCAATTTTGGTGCCTTCACGGTCTATGGGCTGGCCTGGATGGGCGTGTTTTTGCTGGGCGGCCTGGTGATCAGCCTGGTGGCAGGCCTGCTGGCCGTGGGCGGCCTCACCTCGGTGGTGGGAGGCATCATGGTGGGCGCGGCCATGATGATGGCGGCCATGTTCTTCACGTCGGTGGTTTTCACGTTCCGGGACTGCTTCGAGCCGCCAGGAAAGACGGAGCCGCAGGCATTGCACAGCCAGACGTCCGATTCCACGCCGGGGCCTGACGGCACGGTGTAA
- a CDS encoding HNH endonuclease family protein: MGIQTKNYERQFSQWAANLRGLKTEAEIAPVVDATLRPYLQDKLGEFRQRFLALRDNDYHPLYRLRYVLGRMENTLLAQCNTPQKGLRYIDGLQVEHILPQTPRDGVIPPALAGNRAEYEAHVYRLGNVTLLESVINQAVNRFNDLGGTWFADKQAEYANSGLLSTQLLDHTFAIGVNTKVNKLSEQPSANFRTAQWDGQAIGQRQAALLELAMDTWRLNGLRLDA; this comes from the coding sequence TTGGGCATCCAGACCAAGAACTACGAACGCCAGTTCTCGCAATGGGCAGCCAATCTGCGCGGCCTCAAGACCGAAGCTGAAATTGCCCCGGTGGTCGATGCCACCTTGCGCCCTTACCTGCAAGACAAACTGGGCGAATTTCGCCAGCGGTTTCTGGCCTTGCGCGACAACGACTACCACCCCTTGTACCGCCTGCGCTATGTGCTGGGGCGCATGGAAAACACGTTGCTCGCCCAGTGCAACACCCCGCAAAAAGGCTTGCGCTACATCGACGGCCTGCAGGTCGAGCACATCCTTCCGCAAACTCCGCGCGATGGCGTCATTCCGCCTGCCCTGGCTGGCAACCGGGCCGAGTACGAGGCCCACGTGTACCGCCTGGGCAACGTCACCCTGCTGGAAAGTGTCATCAATCAGGCAGTCAACAGGTTCAATGACCTGGGCGGCACCTGGTTTGCCGACAAGCAGGCCGAGTACGCTAATTCCGGCTTGCTCAGCACCCAGCTGCTCGACCACACCTTCGCCATTGGTGTGAACACCAAAGTCAACAAACTGTCGGAGCAGCCCAGCGCAAACTTCCGTACTGCCCAGTGGGACGGGCAGGCCATTGGGCAGCGCCAAGCAGCCTTGCTGGAGCTGGCGATGGACACCTGGCGGCTCAACGGCCTTCGGCTTGACGCATGA
- the istB gene encoding IS21-like element helper ATPase IstB, protein MNMIEIERALRELRLSGIAETLSTRVMQAQAAQQPFLETFAAMLQDELDRRRSRLTERRFKRSGLDERPSLADFDWRFNPKLPRSACFELHTLKFIGEGANALIIGKPGTGKSHVAKAVAYQATLQGYDVRYLEADTEFARYALATTAERTELLKDWVAPDLLVLDDLFLARRISEHAAEVLQAIVHQRYKLRRAVLITSNRVVQDWGKYLGDATMASTILDRLMHRCAMLEFEGKSYRLKEAAARIAITPESS, encoded by the coding sequence ATGAACATGATCGAGATCGAACGCGCGCTGCGCGAGCTGCGCCTGTCCGGCATCGCCGAGACCCTGTCCACCCGCGTGATGCAGGCCCAGGCCGCCCAGCAGCCTTTCCTGGAGACCTTCGCCGCCATGCTGCAAGACGAGCTGGACCGCCGGCGCTCTCGCCTGACCGAGCGCCGCTTCAAGCGCTCGGGTCTGGATGAGCGCCCCTCGCTGGCTGACTTCGACTGGCGTTTCAACCCGAAGCTGCCGCGCAGCGCCTGCTTCGAGTTGCACACCCTGAAGTTCATCGGCGAGGGGGCCAACGCGCTGATCATCGGCAAGCCGGGCACCGGCAAGAGCCATGTGGCCAAGGCCGTGGCCTACCAGGCCACGCTGCAGGGCTATGACGTGCGTTACCTGGAAGCCGACACCGAGTTCGCCCGTTACGCGCTGGCCACTACGGCAGAGCGCACCGAGCTGCTCAAGGACTGGGTCGCGCCGGACCTGCTCGTCCTCGATGACCTGTTCCTGGCCAGACGCATCAGCGAGCATGCCGCTGAAGTCCTACAGGCCATCGTGCACCAGCGCTACAAGCTGCGCCGCGCTGTTCTCATCACGTCCAACCGCGTGGTGCAGGACTGGGGCAAATACCTCGGCGACGCCACCATGGCCAGCACCATCCTGGATCGCCTCATGCACCGCTGCGCGATGCTGGAGTTCGAGGGCAAGAGCTACCGCCTCAAGGAGGCCGCTGCACGCATCGCCATCACACCCGAGTCGTCATAA
- a CDS encoding DUF262 domain-containing protein, producing the protein MEVKAQVHNISKLKDYYFIVPDYQREYVWKVDDQVEQFLADIANEFEPGAKEQSSYFIGSVIIVKNEEGKHDVIDGQQRLTTTVLTMCALRDLLKTQTLDSKQTHYFQSIDSWLSSFDIETNEVQVRLELQYEESKNFLSQLIQGQLVNADETASIQKLRQAYERIRSHLNQYLAVSLSALTEYAHYFLTKIDLVVIESENLSSALKIFETINQRGAGLNAMDLVKNLLFSKARGNDFSRIKEKWKDLTGHLQRAGEGDSPLRFLRYFLMARHYEGILREDELYKWIISPEGKKRLRYEEAPYDLAVELEKGARRYADLVCATELQNDGGTYPAVTRIGFMNKVKSRQHLILLLALDP; encoded by the coding sequence ATGGAAGTCAAAGCCCAAGTTCATAACATTTCTAAACTGAAGGACTACTACTTCATCGTCCCCGATTACCAGCGTGAATATGTCTGGAAGGTGGACGATCAGGTCGAGCAATTTCTGGCCGACATTGCCAATGAGTTTGAGCCAGGTGCCAAGGAGCAGAGCAGCTATTTCATCGGTTCCGTCATCATCGTCAAGAATGAGGAGGGAAAGCATGATGTTATTGATGGCCAGCAGCGCCTGACCACTACTGTGCTCACCATGTGTGCGCTGCGTGATCTGCTCAAAACCCAGACGCTGGACAGCAAGCAAACCCATTACTTCCAAAGTATCGATAGCTGGCTTTCCAGTTTTGATATCGAGACCAATGAAGTACAGGTGCGGTTGGAGCTGCAATACGAGGAAAGCAAAAATTTCCTCTCGCAGCTCATTCAGGGGCAACTGGTCAATGCTGATGAAACTGCATCCATCCAAAAGTTGCGCCAGGCCTACGAGCGCATTCGCTCTCATCTGAATCAATACCTCGCCGTCAGCTTGTCGGCGCTGACGGAGTACGCCCATTACTTCCTTACCAAAATCGACCTCGTCGTCATCGAATCCGAAAACCTCAGCAGTGCCCTGAAAATCTTTGAAACCATCAACCAGCGCGGCGCCGGGCTCAACGCGATGGACCTGGTCAAGAATCTGCTGTTCAGCAAAGCGCGGGGCAACGACTTTTCGCGCATCAAGGAAAAGTGGAAGGACCTGACGGGCCACCTGCAGCGCGCGGGCGAGGGCGACAGCCCTTTGCGCTTTCTGCGCTACTTCCTCATGGCGCGCCACTACGAAGGCATCCTGCGCGAAGACGAGTTGTACAAATGGATCATCTCGCCTGAAGGAAAAAAGCGCCTGCGGTACGAAGAAGCGCCCTACGATTTGGCTGTGGAACTGGAAAAAGGCGCCCGCCGCTACGCTGATCTGGTGTGCGCTACCGAGCTGCAGAACGATGGCGGTACTTACCCCGCCGTCACCCGCATCGGATTCATGAACAAGGTCAAATCGCGCCAGCACCTGATCTTGCTGCTGGCGCTCGATCCCTGA
- a CDS encoding homoserine kinase: MAVFTEVSTNEARELLRRLQLGDLVALRGIEGGIENTNYFLTSDQGEFVLTLFERLTAEQLPFYLYLMKHLAHGGMPVPDPRPDANGDILHTVCGKPAAVVNKLRGKSQLAPQPVHCAAVGTMLARMHQAGRDFDRRQPNLRGLPWWNETVPVVLPRIGPEQAALLRAELAYQNHVAASSAYAALPRGPVHADLFRDNVMFDGDELTGCFDFYFAGVDTWLFDLAVCLNDWCIDLAQGTHDAPRAASMLNAYQAERPLTAAERELLPAMLRAGALRFWISRLWDFYLPREASMLVPHDPAHFERVLRGRIAHPVHA; this comes from the coding sequence ATGGCCGTTTTTACCGAAGTCTCGACGAATGAGGCGCGCGAACTGCTGCGCCGTTTGCAACTGGGTGACCTGGTGGCGCTGCGCGGCATTGAGGGCGGCATCGAGAACACCAACTACTTTCTCACCAGCGACCAGGGCGAATTCGTGCTCACGCTGTTCGAGCGCCTCACCGCAGAGCAACTGCCGTTCTACCTGTACCTGATGAAGCACCTGGCCCACGGCGGCATGCCGGTGCCCGACCCCCGGCCCGACGCAAACGGCGACATCCTGCACACCGTGTGCGGCAAGCCCGCCGCTGTGGTCAACAAGCTGCGCGGCAAAAGCCAGCTGGCGCCGCAGCCCGTGCACTGTGCAGCCGTTGGCACCATGCTGGCGCGCATGCACCAGGCGGGGCGCGATTTTGACCGGCGCCAGCCCAACCTGCGCGGCCTGCCCTGGTGGAACGAAACCGTGCCCGTGGTGCTGCCCCGCATTGGCCCCGAACAGGCCGCGTTGCTGCGCGCCGAACTGGCCTACCAGAACCATGTGGCCGCATCGTCGGCCTATGCGGCGCTGCCGCGCGGCCCGGTGCATGCCGACCTGTTCCGCGACAACGTGATGTTTGACGGCGACGAGCTCACCGGCTGCTTCGACTTTTATTTTGCGGGCGTGGACACCTGGCTGTTCGACCTGGCCGTGTGCCTGAACGACTGGTGCATCGACTTGGCGCAAGGCACCCACGACGCCCCCCGCGCCGCCAGCATGCTGAACGCCTACCAGGCCGAACGCCCCCTGACCGCGGCAGAGCGCGAACTGCTGCCCGCCATGCTGCGGGCCGGCGCCCTGCGGTTCTGGATATCGCGGCTGTGGGATTTTTACCTGCCCCGCGAGGCCTCCATGCTCGTCCCGCACGATCCTGCGCATTTCGAACGCGTTCTGCGCGGCCGCATTGCCCACCCGGTGCACGCCTGA
- a CDS encoding FUSC family protein encodes MSLHRKSPSPPVSRPKSPRLRRASRGASARHLVSPAQWAESVAIGAPPSLRIFAIAGGQAALAVLLAIVATHSSPWPQLVGYASLGALAALFGRFATVERRMRIVVICALLLALGVLVPSLASWAGALPWMMVLALALVAGASTVAVSWWSLGGPGAVIIVFAAGAAYNPVGSGEEVLARVLATLAGGVVAVLTCLVTDRWRAPELKTLRLPPPHVAPWSRQWIAAGRITACAALAAWIAFMLGWHHPAWAAIGAVSVMQGGHLHITMNRALQRMAGTVVGSFIVWAMLAQQPSFWVVVAAIVLFQFLTEVIIGYNYALGQITVTPMALLMTYLASPTVAASMPVERVLDTMLGAVLGIVFAVVFSSVDDRMHLHEHRSRAR; translated from the coding sequence ATGTCGCTCCATCGCAAAAGTCCCAGTCCACCCGTGTCTCGCCCCAAGTCCCCGCGCCTTCGCCGTGCTTCGCGCGGCGCGTCGGCGCGCCATCTCGTCAGCCCTGCGCAGTGGGCAGAGAGCGTGGCCATCGGCGCACCGCCCTCGCTGCGCATCTTCGCCATAGCGGGGGGGCAGGCCGCGCTGGCCGTGCTGCTGGCGATTGTGGCCACGCATTCCTCGCCCTGGCCTCAGCTGGTGGGATATGCGTCGCTCGGCGCGCTGGCGGCCTTGTTCGGGCGCTTTGCCACGGTGGAGCGGCGCATGCGCATCGTCGTGATCTGCGCGTTGCTGCTGGCGCTGGGGGTGCTGGTGCCGTCGCTGGCATCGTGGGCGGGCGCGCTGCCGTGGATGATGGTGCTGGCGCTGGCCCTGGTGGCCGGCGCATCCACCGTGGCGGTGTCGTGGTGGAGCCTGGGCGGGCCCGGGGCGGTGATCATTGTGTTTGCAGCGGGCGCTGCATACAACCCCGTGGGCAGTGGCGAGGAGGTGCTGGCCCGTGTGCTGGCCACACTCGCCGGTGGCGTGGTGGCGGTGTTGACTTGCCTGGTGACGGACCGCTGGCGAGCCCCTGAACTCAAAACCCTGCGCTTGCCGCCCCCGCATGTGGCCCCCTGGTCGCGCCAGTGGATTGCGGCGGGGCGCATCACCGCCTGTGCCGCGCTGGCGGCCTGGATTGCCTTCATGCTCGGCTGGCACCACCCGGCATGGGCGGCGATTGGTGCGGTGTCGGTCATGCAAGGCGGGCACCTGCACATCACCATGAACCGCGCGCTGCAGCGCATGGCAGGGACCGTCGTGGGCTCCTTCATCGTCTGGGCCATGCTGGCGCAGCAGCCTTCGTTCTGGGTGGTAGTGGCTGCGATTGTGCTGTTCCAGTTTCTGACCGAGGTCATCATTGGCTACAACTACGCGCTCGGCCAGATCACCGTGACGCCCATGGCGCTGCTCATGACCTACCTGGCATCGCCCACCGTGGCCGCGAGCATGCCGGTGGAGCGCGTGCTGGACACCATGCTGGGCGCGGTGCTGGGCATCGTGTTTGCCGTGGTGTTCTCCAGCGTGGACGACCGCATGCACCTGCATGAGCACCGCAGCAGGGCGCGCTGA
- the polA gene encoding DNA polymerase I, protein MSDKKTLLLVDGSSYLYRAFHAMPDLRAVPGDPASPATGAIRGMINMMQALRKEVHADYAACVFDAKGPTFRDEIYPEYKQHRSPMPDDLRAQIPPIHEVVRLLGWPVLDVPGVEADDVIGTLAVTAARQGIEVIVSSGDKDLAQLVDEHITIIDTMNGKRRDLAGVQAEFGVPARLMVDFQTLVGDQVDNVPGVEKVGPKTAAKWLQEYGSLDAVVQSADKIKGVAGENLRKALAWLPTGRQLLTIKTDCDLDSYVPGFPAIESIAIGAENTGALSDFYQKYGFKGLARALGDAASPAAAPAPAVAMPGQSGDLFADHSASSVAEAAQHRPVVYDTILNWTDFDHWLQRLLKAELVALDTETTSLDEMRAEIVGISFSVQPGEAAYIPLAHAGPDAPAQLPRDEVLARLAPWLQDAKRPKLGQHIKYDRHVFANHGIEVRGYVHDTMLQSYVLEVHKPHNLTSLAERHTGRKGISYEDLCGKGAHQIPFAQVPVDKAAAYSCEDSDQTLDVHNALWPLLQADDKLRFIYELEIASSEALYRIERNGVLIDAPTLAAQSHELGQRIVQLETDAYAIAGQPFNLSSPKQLGEIFFDKLGMPVVKKTATGARSTDEEVLEKLAEDYPLPAKLLEHRSLSKLKGTYTDKLAQLALPRTGRVHTHYAQAVAVTGRLSSNDPNLQNIPIRTVEGRRIREAFVAPPGCVIASADYSQIELRIMAHLSGDHALLHAFHAGLDVHRATAAEVFGVAVDQVTSEQRRYAKVINFGLIYGMSSFGLAKNLGIETKAAAAYIDRYFQRYPGVKQYMDETKAQAKARGYVETVFGRRLYLPEINSPNGPRRAGAERAAINAPMQGTAADLIKLAMVAVQKELDAHKPAIQMIMQVHDELVFELPEGDVDWLKSHIPRLMAEVAALKVPLLAEVGVGPNWDKAH, encoded by the coding sequence ATGAGTGACAAAAAGACCCTGCTGCTGGTGGATGGCTCCAGCTACCTCTACCGCGCCTTCCATGCCATGCCCGACCTGCGCGCCGTGCCCGGCGACCCGGCCAGCCCCGCCACGGGCGCCATCCGCGGCATGATCAACATGATGCAAGCGCTGCGCAAGGAGGTGCATGCCGACTACGCCGCCTGCGTGTTCGACGCCAAGGGCCCCACCTTCCGCGACGAGATCTATCCTGAATACAAACAGCACCGCAGCCCCATGCCCGACGACCTGCGCGCGCAGATCCCGCCCATCCATGAGGTGGTGCGCCTGCTGGGCTGGCCGGTGCTGGACGTGCCCGGCGTCGAGGCCGACGACGTGATCGGCACGCTGGCCGTGACGGCGGCGCGCCAGGGCATTGAGGTGATCGTGAGCAGCGGCGACAAGGACTTGGCGCAGCTGGTGGACGAGCACATCACCATCATCGACACCATGAACGGCAAACGCCGCGACCTGGCTGGCGTGCAGGCCGAGTTCGGCGTGCCCGCGCGCCTGATGGTGGATTTTCAGACCCTGGTGGGCGACCAGGTGGACAACGTGCCCGGCGTGGAAAAGGTGGGCCCCAAGACGGCCGCCAAGTGGCTGCAGGAATATGGCTCGCTCGACGCCGTGGTGCAGAGCGCCGACAAGATCAAGGGCGTGGCCGGCGAGAACCTGCGCAAGGCGCTGGCCTGGCTGCCCACGGGCCGCCAGCTGCTCACCATCAAGACCGATTGCGACCTGGACAGCTATGTGCCGGGCTTTCCTGCTATTGAATCAATAGCTATAGGCGCAGAGAATACGGGGGCTTTAAGCGATTTTTACCAAAAATACGGCTTCAAGGGCCTGGCGCGCGCGCTGGGCGATGCCGCGTCACCCGCCGCCGCGCCCGCGCCCGCAGTGGCCATGCCGGGCCAGAGCGGCGATTTGTTCGCCGACCACTCCGCCAGCTCCGTGGCCGAGGCCGCGCAGCACCGCCCGGTGGTGTACGACACCATCCTGAACTGGACCGACTTTGACCACTGGCTGCAGCGCCTGCTGAAAGCCGAGCTGGTGGCGCTGGACACCGAAACCACCTCGCTGGATGAGATGCGCGCCGAAATCGTCGGCATCAGTTTCAGCGTGCAGCCCGGCGAGGCGGCCTACATCCCGCTGGCCCACGCCGGGCCGGATGCCCCCGCGCAGCTGCCGCGCGATGAAGTGCTGGCCCGCCTGGCGCCCTGGCTGCAAGACGCCAAGCGCCCCAAGCTGGGTCAGCACATCAAGTACGACCGCCATGTGTTCGCCAACCACGGCATCGAGGTGCGCGGCTATGTGCACGACACCATGCTGCAAAGCTATGTGCTCGAAGTGCACAAACCGCACAACCTCACCAGCCTGGCCGAGCGCCACACGGGCCGCAAGGGCATCAGCTACGAAGACCTGTGCGGCAAGGGCGCGCACCAGATCCCGTTTGCCCAGGTGCCGGTGGACAAGGCGGCGGCCTATTCGTGTGAAGACTCGGACCAGACGCTCGACGTGCACAACGCGCTGTGGCCGCTGCTGCAGGCCGATGACAAGCTGCGTTTCATCTACGAACTGGAAATCGCCAGCAGCGAGGCGCTCTACCGCATCGAGCGCAACGGCGTGCTGATCGACGCGCCCACGCTGGCCGCGCAAAGCCACGAGCTGGGCCAGCGCATCGTGCAGCTCGAAACCGATGCGTATGCGATTGCCGGCCAGCCCTTCAACCTGAGCAGCCCCAAGCAGCTGGGCGAAATTTTCTTCGACAAGCTGGGCATGCCCGTGGTCAAGAAGACCGCCACCGGCGCGCGCAGCACCGACGAAGAGGTGCTCGAAAAGCTCGCCGAAGACTACCCGCTGCCCGCCAAGCTGCTGGAGCACCGGTCCTTAAGCAAGCTCAAGGGCACCTACACCGACAAGCTGGCGCAGCTGGCGCTGCCGCGCACCGGGCGCGTGCACACGCACTACGCGCAGGCCGTGGCCGTGACGGGGCGGCTGTCGAGCAACGACCCCAATCTGCAGAACATCCCCATCCGCACAGTCGAGGGTCGGCGCATTCGCGAGGCCTTCGTGGCGCCGCCCGGCTGCGTGATCGCCAGCGCCGACTACAGCCAGATCGAGCTGCGCATCATGGCCCACTTGAGTGGCGACCATGCGCTGCTGCACGCCTTCCACGCCGGCCTGGACGTGCACCGCGCCACCGCCGCCGAGGTGTTTGGCGTGGCCGTGGACCAGGTGACCAGCGAGCAGCGCCGCTACGCCAAGGTCATCAACTTCGGCCTGATCTACGGCATGAGCAGCTTTGGCCTGGCCAAGAACCTGGGCATCGAGACCAAGGCCGCCGCCGCCTACATCGACCGCTACTTTCAGCGCTACCCCGGCGTCAAGCAATACATGGACGAAACCAAGGCCCAGGCCAAGGCGCGCGGCTATGTCGAGACGGTGTTCGGCCGCCGCCTGTACCTGCCCGAAATCAACTCGCCCAACGGCCCGCGCCGCGCCGGTGCCGAGCGCGCCGCCATCAACGCGCCCATGCAGGGCACGGCGGCCGACCTCATCAAGTTGGCCATGGTGGCCGTGCAAAAAGAACTCGATGCGCACAAGCCCGCCATCCAAATGATCATGCAGGTGCACGACGAACTGGTGTTTGAGCTGCCCGAGGGCGACGTGGACTGGCTCAAGAGCCACATCCCGCGCCTGATGGCCGAGGTGGCAGCGCTCAAGGTGCCGCTGCTGGCCGAGGTCGGCGTGGGGCCGAACTGGGACAAGGCGCATTGA